The DNA segment GCCTGTATAGGGTCGCATCTTTCGTCAACATATGAGTTTACCTCAAGGTTAAACTGCTTACCTGTAGGGTACATAAATTGCCAAAGTCCTGTAGCGCCTACCCTCGATTTTGCACGTGGGTTTAGTGCCGACTCTATAACGGCAAGATACTTTATTTCCATAGGTACATCATACTTGGCAAGGTATTCTTCGAATAATGGGAAGTAATACTCTGATAGTGCCATAAGCCTGCTAAACGATTTTGGTCGGTTTTTCAGGTATGATTTTATGATGTTTTCTAACCCTTTGCTGTATTCTATATGAAATGGCGAGACAGCATCCAGCTTGGCAAGCCTTTCTTTTAATAAAGCCGTAGATAGGTTATAATCTACCTCTTCATCGGGATCTATATTTTGTATATCCTCTTGCATGGTTGCAAAAAGATCTTTATTAGTCAGTTCCTTTACCCAAAGGCTGTCCATACAAGCTAGCTCTTCGTTATGAATAAAGGTTGTTTTTAACGAATCGATATAAGAAAGTTTTACTTCCTGTGCACTCACGGCTGTTTCGGCACCTTCTTGTGCAAAAGCCACAAAAGAAAAGAATGCAAAAACAGCAGACAATATCCTTTTTTTGTTCATAAATTATTTATTAACCGTTACTACACCCTAAATGCTACTAAGGCATAAGAGGTATAACTTTAAAACAGTTGGTATTCGTATAAATTTTAACAGACTACTCTAATATAGCAGCAATACCTGGTAAGGTTTTACCCTCTAGCATCTCTAGCATAGCCCCGCCACCTGTAGACACATAGCTCATTTTTGGCTCTAGCCCAAATTGCTTAACTGCCGAAACAGAGTCGCCACCACCTACAAGCGAGAAAGCACCTTTTGCTGTAGCTTCGGCAATAAATTCGCCTAATGCTATAGTCCCTTTAGCAAAGCTTTCCATTTCGAAAACCCCAAGAGGACCATTCCAAAGTATGGTTTTTGACTCTAATATCACTTTTTTAAAGTTCTCTAACGATTTTGGTCCTGCATCAAGCCCTTGCCATCCGTCAGGAATTTCGTTAACATCAACTATTTGTGTGTTAGCATCATTTTTAAAACCATCAGCAGCCACAACATCTACAGGAATATGTATTTGTACATTTTTAGCCTTCGCTTGTTTCAGTATTTCAAGGGCAAGCTCTTGCTTGTCGTCTTCACAAATAGAGTCGCCAATTTTTCCGCCTAATGCCTTAACAAAGGTGAAGGTCATACCACCACCAATAATGAGGTGATCTACTTTATCTAATATATTTTCGATAACAGTAATTTTAGAAGATACTTTACTTCCGCCCAAAACAGCTGTAACTGGCTTTTCGCTATTTTTTAATACTTTATCTAAACTCTCTATTTCTTTAGCAAGAAGCGCACCAAAAACTTTATTTTCAGGGAAAAACTTTGCAACTATAGTGGTAGAGGCATGCGCACGGTGTGCTGTACCAAAAGCATCGTTTACATAAACATCGCCTAGTTTTGATAATTTTTGAGCAAATGCTTCGTCGCCTGCTGTTTCTTCATCATAAAAACGTAGGTTTTCTAACAGTAATACTTCTCCTGGTTTAAGGTCGGCAGCAGCTTTTTCAACCTCATCGCCTACACAGTCATTTACAAATTTTACATCCTTGCCTAAAACCTCCGATGTTTTTGCAACAATATGTTTAAGCGAGTATTTATCTTCTTTTCCTTTTGGTCTACCCAAGTGGCTCATCAGGATAACACTCCCGCCATCATTTAAAATTTTATCGATAGTTGGTTTTGCCGCATCAATACGTGTAGTATCGGTAACGTTAAAATTCTCATCAAGAGGCACATTAAAGTCTACTCTAATTAATGCCTTTTTACCTTTAAAATCAATATCTGAAAGCGTTTTCATATGTGTATTTTTTATTTAGTTTTTAATGAAGCGTAGCAAATATAACTTTTTCTGATAATAGTTTGAAAAATAGCGATTGAAAAATGAAACTATAAAAAAATCACTCGTTGTAGTTGTTAAGTACTGTCATGCTGAGAAATGAAGCATCTCTATTTCCTGCTTGTTTTAGATTCTTCACTACGCTCTGCTACGTTCAGAATGACAGCGTAATCTTCATCAATCATAACACACCAAATCCCCTAAATTCTGCTATATTTGTTCCATGCTTTTTTCAGAAATTTTAGGACAGGAACACATTAAAAACCACTTAACCAAAAGTACCGATAGCGGACGCATTCCGCATGCGCAATTGTTTGTAGGTCCAGAGGGTTCTGGTGCGCTCGCTATGGCTATTGCCTATGCGCAGTATATTTTGTGCGGTAATACCAGTGGCGAAAACAGCAACGGTAATGCTGCTTGTAACCTGAAGTTTCAGAACTTTTCGCATCCTGATTTGCATTTTGTGTTCCCAGTAGCGCCCAATGGAGAGGTAAAAAGCCACCCTGTGAGTGCTAACTTTATGAAATCGTGGCGCGAGTTTATTACCCAAACGCCTTATGGTAGTCTTTTTGACTGGTATAAAAAAATAG comes from the Flavobacterium arcticum genome and includes:
- a CDS encoding phosphoglycerate kinase, whose product is MKTLSDIDFKGKKALIRVDFNVPLDENFNVTDTTRIDAAKPTIDKILNDGGSVILMSHLGRPKGKEDKYSLKHIVAKTSEVLGKDVKFVNDCVGDEVEKAAADLKPGEVLLLENLRFYDEETAGDEAFAQKLSKLGDVYVNDAFGTAHRAHASTTIVAKFFPENKVFGALLAKEIESLDKVLKNSEKPVTAVLGGSKVSSKITVIENILDKVDHLIIGGGMTFTFVKALGGKIGDSICEDDKQELALEILKQAKAKNVQIHIPVDVVAADGFKNDANTQIVDVNEIPDGWQGLDAGPKSLENFKKVILESKTILWNGPLGVFEMESFAKGTIALGEFIAEATAKGAFSLVGGGDSVSAVKQFGLEPKMSYVSTGGGAMLEMLEGKTLPGIAAILE